A region from the Prevotella melaninogenica genome encodes:
- the aspA gene encoding aspartate ammonia-lyase — protein sequence MEEKKFRVESDLLGELRVPEEAYYGVQTQRAINNYHISRKRMCDYPDYVVAIAYVKLAAVETNRQLGEISDEVADAMAQACREIIDGKMHENFVTDMVQGGAGTSVNMNANEVIANRACEIMGHKKGEFQYCSPNDHANCGQSTNDVYPTTIRLTLILLNKKLVGSLSELIAAFRRKGEEFKHVIKMGRTQLQDAVPMTSGQEFNAFANTLEEEIANLNRNAALLHEINMGGTAIGTGLNAAPGFPKICAEKLSELTGMEFVAGADLVEATPDTGAYVSYSSALKRLAVKLSKICNDLRLLASGPRCGLNEINLPPMAPGSSIMPGKVNPVIPEVTNQTCFKVIGNDTAVMIAAEAGQLQLNVMEPIITECLIEDLTWLPNAMDTLREKCIDGITVNKERCLEMVKHSIGIVTALNPYIGYKNSTKIAKEALATGGSVYDLVLEHKLLSKEKLDAILSPEHMLAPEEKVK from the coding sequence ATGGAAGAAAAGAAATTTCGTGTAGAAAGCGACCTCTTAGGTGAGCTTCGTGTTCCAGAGGAGGCTTATTATGGTGTACAGACACAGCGTGCTATCAACAACTATCACATCTCACGCAAGCGCATGTGTGACTACCCTGACTATGTTGTCGCGATTGCTTACGTTAAATTAGCTGCCGTAGAAACCAACCGTCAGCTCGGTGAAATCAGTGATGAGGTGGCTGATGCAATGGCGCAAGCATGTCGTGAGATTATTGATGGCAAGATGCATGAGAACTTTGTAACTGATATGGTACAAGGAGGCGCAGGCACATCTGTCAATATGAATGCCAATGAGGTGATTGCCAATCGCGCTTGTGAGATAATGGGTCATAAGAAAGGTGAGTTCCAGTACTGTTCCCCTAACGACCATGCTAACTGCGGTCAGTCAACGAATGATGTCTACCCTACCACCATTCGCCTGACACTTATCCTTCTGAACAAGAAACTTGTGGGTTCTCTGAGCGAACTGATTGCTGCATTCCGCAGAAAAGGTGAGGAGTTCAAGCATGTCATTAAGATGGGTCGTACGCAGTTGCAGGACGCTGTACCTATGACAAGTGGACAGGAGTTTAATGCTTTTGCCAATACTTTGGAGGAGGAGATTGCCAACCTTAATCGTAATGCTGCCCTACTGCATGAAATCAATATGGGTGGAACAGCTATCGGAACGGGCTTGAATGCTGCTCCTGGCTTCCCAAAGATTTGCGCAGAGAAGCTCAGCGAACTGACAGGAATGGAGTTCGTGGCAGGTGCCGACCTTGTTGAGGCAACGCCTGATACAGGTGCTTACGTAAGCTATTCAAGTGCGCTGAAGCGTTTAGCTGTTAAGCTTTCTAAGATTTGTAACGACCTTCGTCTGTTGGCATCTGGTCCTCGTTGTGGTCTGAATGAAATCAACCTGCCACCAATGGCACCAGGTTCAAGCATCATGCCGGGTAAGGTGAACCCTGTTATCCCAGAGGTAACGAATCAGACTTGCTTCAAGGTTATCGGCAATGACACAGCTGTTATGATTGCTGCTGAGGCTGGACAGTTGCAGCTAAACGTGATGGAACCAATCATCACAGAGTGTCTTATTGAGGACCTTACTTGGTTGCCAAACGCTATGGACACGCTGCGTGAGAAGTGTATAGATGGTATCACGGTGAATAAGGAACGCTGTCTTGAGATGGTTAAGCACTCTATCGGTATCGTGACAGCACTTAATCCATACATAGGTTACAAGAACAGTACGAAGATTGCCAAGGAAGCTCTTGCAACAGGTGGCTCTGTTTACGACCTTGTACTTGAACACAAGCTACTCTCAAAGGAGAAACTCGATGCTATCTTGTCACCAGAGCACATGCTTGCACCAGAGGAAAAAGTTAAGTAA
- a CDS encoding porin: MKKTLLCTCLFVLSLGANAQDNHGYGTDDGRFKSLAEEVAHLKKSNDMFNVYINYASAARVTSDAAHQWNTGFTNKHFRLEIKGNLTDKLYYRLCHRLNNSTDARSGDNLAKATDIMMIGYKFSDKFHLEAGKVCQSLGGFEVDENPVYIYQFSDMTGSMDCYMTGLTVVYKPVPSQELILGITNSHNEKFSEVYGNNAVSIEGDGTNSRLLEKPRNPLAYCLNWNGSFLDNRLHTRWSWGVQGEAKHKYSRILILGQKLQLDRLQCYFDYMAQNDGVDRLGIATNELGSSFSGYTGNVWMSDIHYNTFVTKLNWQFVPHWNLMLKGMYETASVSKIERFKNYRKSYGYVGSVEYYPVKSQDLRVFLAYVGKKVTYKDGVGLDKYNTNRIELGFMYRIKAY; the protein is encoded by the coding sequence ATGAAAAAGACGCTGTTGTGTACCTGTTTATTTGTCCTATCTTTAGGAGCAAATGCACAGGACAACCACGGTTATGGCACCGATGACGGTCGGTTTAAGTCGCTTGCAGAAGAGGTAGCACATCTAAAGAAGAGCAACGACATGTTCAATGTCTACATTAACTATGCTTCCGCAGCTCGGGTAACATCTGACGCAGCACACCAGTGGAACACAGGTTTCACAAATAAGCACTTTCGTCTTGAAATCAAAGGCAATTTAACTGACAAACTCTACTATCGTTTGTGTCATCGTCTAAACAATTCGACTGATGCAAGGAGTGGGGATAATCTTGCCAAGGCAACTGATATTATGATGATTGGTTATAAGTTCTCTGATAAGTTCCACCTTGAAGCTGGAAAGGTATGTCAGAGCCTTGGCGGTTTTGAAGTGGACGAGAACCCTGTCTATATCTATCAATTTTCTGATATGACAGGCTCTATGGATTGTTATATGACAGGTCTTACAGTCGTGTATAAACCTGTTCCTTCACAGGAGTTAATACTCGGTATTACCAATTCTCACAATGAAAAATTCAGCGAGGTATATGGTAATAATGCTGTATCCATCGAGGGTGACGGCACGAATAGTAGACTATTAGAGAAGCCACGCAACCCACTTGCTTATTGCTTGAACTGGAATGGTAGTTTTTTGGACAATAGATTGCATACGCGTTGGTCGTGGGGAGTACAAGGAGAGGCGAAACATAAGTACAGTCGTATTCTCATTTTGGGACAGAAACTGCAGTTAGACAGACTGCAATGTTACTTTGATTATATGGCTCAAAACGATGGAGTCGACCGTTTGGGCATAGCGACAAACGAATTGGGGAGTTCATTCTCTGGATATACTGGTAATGTATGGATGAGCGATATACATTATAACACCTTTGTAACAAAGCTCAATTGGCAATTTGTTCCTCACTGGAATCTGATGTTAAAAGGAATGTATGAAACAGCAAGTGTCAGTAAGATTGAACGTTTCAAGAACTATCGTAAGAGCTATGGATATGTAGGAAGTGTGGAGTATTATCCTGTTAAAAGCCAAGACCTTCGTGTCTTCTTAGCATATGTCGGCAAGAAAGTAACCTATAAGGACGGTGTCGGCTTGGATAAGTATAATACTAATCGCATCGAATTAGGCTTTATGTACAGAATTAAAGCTTATTAA
- a CDS encoding DUF4294 domain-containing protein produces MSKRLLFLLGTLLLLSTAATAQDHINPEDRVVDMDSPTFVPMVHIGKAKVGADSIQYVKTSKVYIFPPLEFKNKSQETAYYRLVYNIKKVLPIAKECHQIILETGAYLETIPSKKERDEHMKKVEKEIWNTYKPRMKKLTFTQGKLLIKLIDRECNSTSYELVQAFLGPVRAGFYQAFAWAFGSSLKKRYDPNGADRLVERIVLQVEAGQL; encoded by the coding sequence ATGAGTAAACGATTGCTTTTCTTACTTGGTACGCTACTGTTGCTTTCTACTGCTGCGACTGCACAAGATCATATCAATCCTGAAGATCGTGTGGTAGATATGGACTCACCTACATTTGTGCCTATGGTTCATATAGGCAAGGCAAAGGTGGGAGCTGACAGCATTCAGTATGTCAAGACAAGTAAGGTTTACATTTTCCCACCCCTCGAATTCAAGAATAAGTCGCAGGAAACAGCTTACTATCGATTGGTTTACAACATCAAGAAAGTGCTGCCAATAGCCAAGGAATGTCATCAGATTATTTTGGAGACGGGTGCTTATCTTGAGACAATCCCAAGCAAGAAAGAACGTGACGAGCACATGAAGAAGGTGGAGAAAGAAATATGGAACACCTATAAACCTCGTATGAAGAAGCTGACGTTCACACAAGGTAAGCTACTCATTAAGCTCATTGACCGTGAGTGTAATTCAACCTCTTACGAACTTGTACAAGCCTTCCTTGGTCCTGTGCGTGCTGGTTTTTATCAAGCCTTTGCGTGGGCTTTCGGTAGTAGTTTGAAGAAACGATATGATCCCAATGGAGCAGACCGGCTCGTAGAGCGCATTGTCTTGCAGGTTGAGGCTGGACAGTTATAA
- a CDS encoding WbqC family protein gives MAYSDKNNIVSSNNSNIGNLTSPPSEGLGEVLLSSAYFAPIQWYQKLNRYDSCLIEQHDNFVKQTYRNRCVIASANGPQILSIPVEKFENTKCPMKDVRISDHDNWRHQHWNALLSSYGESPFFEYYEDDIRPFFERKWKYLYDFNWEIMLKMCELIDIIPCIRRTDVYQKDIPNGTVDFREIIRPKHPGVDTDFIPRRYYQVYQQKFGFLPNLSILDLLFNEGNESVLYL, from the coding sequence ATGGCATATTCTGATAAAAACAACATAGTCAGTTCAAACAATAGCAATATCGGTAACTTAACATCCCCTCCTTCGGAGGGGCTTGGGGAGGTCTTGCTCTCCTCTGCTTACTTTGCGCCCATTCAATGGTATCAGAAACTGAATCGCTATGACAGCTGTCTGATAGAGCAACACGATAATTTTGTTAAGCAAACCTATCGTAATCGTTGTGTAATCGCTTCTGCGAATGGTCCACAGATACTCTCTATTCCAGTTGAGAAGTTTGAGAATACGAAGTGTCCGATGAAGGATGTGCGTATCAGCGACCACGATAATTGGCGCCATCAGCACTGGAATGCTCTGTTGTCGTCTTATGGTGAGAGTCCGTTCTTCGAGTATTATGAGGACGATATACGCCCATTCTTCGAGCGGAAATGGAAGTATCTCTATGATTTTAACTGGGAGATAATGCTAAAAATGTGCGAACTTATTGACATTATACCTTGTATACGCCGTACAGATGTCTATCAAAAAGATATTCCCAATGGAACTGTTGATTTCAGAGAGATAATTCGTCCGAAGCATCCAGGTGTCGATACCGACTTTATTCCTCGTCGTTACTATCAAGTTTATCAACAGAAGTTTGGCTTCCTGCCCAACCTTAGTATCCTTGACTTGCTTTTCAACGAGGGTAATGAAAGTGTTTTATACTTGTAA
- the lepB gene encoding signal peptidase I: MIDKEKAALNPKKQWAKFICVLVLYLLFLFWVKSWLGLLVVPFIFDVYITKKIRWQWWKDSEGPIRFVMGWVDALVFALVAVYFINLFFFQNYVIPSSSLEKSLLTGDYLFVSKVSYGPRIPETPLTMPLTQHTLPIINTKSYISWPHWDYRRVKGLGKVQLNDIVVFNFPAGDTIMSEPAYQGNDYYHDVYTMGTNFLAQQNPNINLSTMNILQQRAFFDKAYATGKAYIVRNAGTFGPLDWRPTDRRENYVKRCVGLPGQTLQIKDKIVYIDGKANKEPEKVEYTYFVKFKNISVSDFIGERYDELRKDLEISDEDVQTLSRLKGYDLSQGKVLNKDILAYDGYMPLTKRAVAELKRQGLVQSIRPVTDRDLYSGPYYPLNGFTGWTRDNYGPIWIPAKGKSIKLTLENLPVYERCIKVYENNDLQVKNGKIYINGKLSNSYTFKMDYYWMMGDNRHNSADSRFWGFVPEDHIVGKPIFIWWSSDPDRKGFRGIRWHRLFNWVDNIK; this comes from the coding sequence ATGATTGATAAAGAAAAAGCAGCCCTGAATCCAAAGAAGCAATGGGCAAAGTTTATTTGTGTTCTTGTTCTCTACCTCCTTTTCCTGTTCTGGGTAAAGAGTTGGTTGGGATTGTTAGTAGTTCCATTTATCTTTGATGTGTATATCACAAAGAAGATTCGTTGGCAGTGGTGGAAGGATTCTGAAGGACCTATCCGCTTTGTTATGGGATGGGTAGATGCACTGGTATTCGCATTGGTAGCAGTGTATTTCATCAATCTTTTCTTCTTCCAGAACTACGTTATCCCTTCTTCTTCCCTTGAGAAGTCACTCCTCACGGGCGATTACCTCTTTGTGTCGAAGGTAAGCTATGGTCCTCGTATTCCTGAGACACCATTGACAATGCCACTGACACAGCACACCTTGCCTATTATTAATACTAAGAGCTACATCTCTTGGCCACATTGGGACTACCGTCGTGTGAAGGGTTTGGGTAAGGTACAGCTCAATGATATCGTTGTATTCAACTTTCCTGCAGGTGATACTATCATGAGTGAACCAGCTTATCAGGGTAATGATTACTATCATGATGTCTATACAATGGGTACGAACTTCCTCGCACAACAGAATCCAAATATCAATCTCTCAACGATGAATATACTCCAGCAACGTGCTTTCTTTGATAAGGCATACGCTACGGGTAAAGCTTATATCGTTAGAAATGCAGGTACTTTCGGACCTTTAGATTGGCGTCCTACTGACCGTCGTGAGAACTATGTGAAGCGTTGTGTAGGTCTTCCTGGACAGACCTTGCAGATTAAGGACAAGATTGTTTATATTGACGGAAAGGCAAATAAAGAGCCAGAGAAAGTCGAATATACCTATTTTGTTAAGTTTAAAAACATCTCTGTTTCTGATTTCATTGGAGAACGTTACGACGAACTTCGTAAGGATTTAGAAATCAGTGATGAGGATGTACAGACGCTCAGTCGTCTGAAAGGATATGACTTGAGCCAAGGTAAGGTGCTTAATAAGGATATTCTGGCTTATGATGGTTATATGCCATTGACAAAACGAGCCGTTGCTGAGCTGAAGCGTCAGGGTCTTGTACAGTCTATCCGTCCGGTAACAGATAGAGATCTCTACTCTGGTCCGTATTATCCACTCAATGGTTTTACTGGCTGGACACGCGATAACTATGGTCCTATTTGGATTCCAGCGAAGGGCAAGTCAATTAAGTTGACATTAGAGAATCTTCCTGTTTATGAGCGTTGTATCAAGGTTTATGAGAACAACGACTTGCAGGTTAAGAACGGAAAGATATATATCAACGGTAAACTATCTAATAGCTACACCTTTAAGATGGACTATTATTGGATGATGGGTGATAACCGTCATAACTCTGCCGACAGCCGTTTTTGGGGCTTTGTACCAGAGGATCACATCGTAGGTAAGCCAATATTCATCTGGTGGTCAAGCGATCCAGACCGTAAGGGCTTTAGAGGAATCCGCTGGCACAGACTGTTTAACTGGGTGGATAATATAAAGTAG
- the dapB gene encoding 4-hydroxy-tetrahydrodipicolinate reductase, which produces MKIALIGYGKMGHMIEKIALERGHEIVSIIDVDNIEDFDSPAFASADVAIEFTNPTAAFANYKRAFAHNVKVVSGSTGWMQEHKAEVERMCTEGGQTLFWASNFSLGVAIFSAVNRYLAKIMNGFPQYNVEMEEVHHVHKLDAPSGTAITLAEEIINDLDRKDKWVKGFQHAADGTESGSNDVAPNELPIASIRRDEVPGIHSISYDSEADKITITHDAHNRKGFALGAVLAAEYTKDHTGLLTTSDLFKF; this is translated from the coding sequence ATGAAAATAGCATTAATCGGCTATGGCAAGATGGGGCACATGATAGAAAAGATAGCCCTTGAGCGTGGTCACGAAATCGTAAGTATTATTGATGTTGACAATATAGAGGACTTTGATTCTCCCGCATTCGCATCGGCTGATGTAGCCATTGAATTTACAAATCCTACGGCTGCCTTTGCCAATTATAAGCGTGCCTTTGCGCATAATGTGAAGGTTGTCAGTGGCTCTACTGGCTGGATGCAGGAGCATAAGGCTGAGGTTGAACGTATGTGTACAGAAGGTGGTCAGACTTTGTTTTGGGCAAGTAACTTCTCTCTTGGCGTTGCTATTTTCTCTGCTGTCAATCGTTACTTAGCAAAGATAATGAATGGTTTCCCACAGTATAACGTTGAGATGGAGGAAGTACATCACGTCCACAAACTCGATGCACCATCTGGTACAGCTATTACCCTTGCAGAAGAGATAATCAATGACCTCGACCGCAAAGACAAGTGGGTTAAAGGCTTCCAGCATGCTGCCGATGGTACGGAATCTGGTAGCAATGATGTTGCCCCTAACGAGTTGCCTATCGCCTCAATTCGTCGAGATGAAGTGCCAGGCATTCATAGCATCAGTTATGACTCAGAGGCTGACAAGATAACCATTACTCACGATGCCCACAACCGTAAGGGCTTTGCTCTCGGTGCTGTCTTAGCAGCTGAATATACCAAAGACCACACCGGTTTGCTCACAACAAGCGATTTATTTAAGTTTTAA
- a CDS encoding DUF2851 family protein, whose product MEQLIHYVWKHKMFPLTGLKTTDGQEVEVIDPGLHNHNAGPDFFNAKVKIGGTLWVGNVEIHDRASDWFLHRHDHDPNYNNVILHVAESIDVDVKTRQGDYPPQMRLQVPTAVRAHYEELLTTDEYPACYRIIPNLSNLMVHSWMSALQTERLEQKTEAITQRVKDCDGSWEAAYFVTLARNYGFGINGDAFETWAKLISLQSIAHHRDNLMQIEAFFLGQAGLLETTAIPERYQQQALNDSYFTTLKSEYQYLAHKFGLQQMDATQWRFLRLRPQNFPHIRIAQLARLYYEQRAGLSQLLECETVKQVRELLATQVTRYWETHYVFGEESAKSGKKLSAASLNLQIINTVAPILFAYGKHKNAEKLCERAFDFLDALKAENNHIVRMWKEVGLMVDTAGDSQALIQLKKAYCDRKDCLRCRIGYEYLKGSSLLKG is encoded by the coding sequence ATGGAACAACTCATCCACTACGTATGGAAGCATAAAATGTTTCCATTGACGGGACTCAAAACTACTGACGGACAGGAAGTAGAAGTCATTGACCCTGGGCTACATAATCACAACGCTGGTCCCGACTTCTTCAATGCAAAAGTAAAGATTGGAGGAACGCTGTGGGTGGGTAATGTGGAGATACACGACCGTGCGTCGGACTGGTTTCTGCACCGACACGACCACGACCCGAACTATAACAATGTTATCCTGCACGTGGCAGAGTCTATTGACGTTGATGTCAAGACAAGGCAGGGCGATTATCCGCCACAAATGCGGTTGCAAGTTCCTACGGCTGTGCGTGCGCATTACGAAGAACTGCTCACAACGGATGAATATCCGGCTTGTTATCGCATCATTCCAAACCTATCAAACCTGATGGTTCACTCGTGGATGAGTGCCTTGCAGACAGAACGGTTAGAACAGAAAACAGAGGCGATAACGCAACGTGTGAAAGATTGTGACGGGTCTTGGGAAGCGGCTTACTTCGTAACGCTTGCTCGTAACTATGGTTTCGGCATCAATGGCGATGCCTTTGAGACATGGGCAAAGCTGATTTCTCTGCAAAGTATAGCTCATCATCGGGACAATCTTATGCAGATTGAAGCCTTTTTCTTAGGGCAGGCAGGATTGTTGGAAACGACTGCTATCCCCGAGCGATACCAGCAGCAGGCACTGAACGACAGCTATTTCACAACGCTGAAAAGCGAATATCAGTACCTCGCACATAAGTTTGGATTACAACAAATGGATGCCACTCAATGGAGGTTTCTTCGACTTCGACCGCAGAACTTTCCGCATATTCGCATCGCACAACTCGCTCGGCTCTACTATGAACAGCGAGCTGGATTGTCACAGTTGTTGGAATGTGAGACGGTGAAGCAGGTGCGTGAACTGTTGGCAACACAGGTAACACGCTACTGGGAGACGCATTATGTCTTTGGAGAAGAGAGTGCAAAGAGTGGAAAGAAACTGTCTGCTGCATCCCTAAATCTGCAGATTATTAACACTGTTGCGCCCATTCTTTTCGCCTATGGGAAGCATAAGAACGCTGAGAAGTTATGTGAACGTGCTTTCGATTTCCTTGATGCACTGAAAGCTGAGAATAATCACATCGTAAGGATGTGGAAAGAAGTGGGGCTAATGGTTGATACAGCGGGTGATTCGCAGGCACTCATACAGCTTAAAAAAGCGTATTGTGACCGAAAAGACTGTCTCCGTTGCAGGATAGGATATGAATATCTAAAGGGGAGTTCATTATTAAAGGGTTAG
- a CDS encoding acyl-CoA thioesterase → MEKKKYIFETRMEVRDYECDIQGIVNNANYLHYTEHTRHRFLKSLGVSFADLHNKGVDAVVARMQLTYKVPLTCDDEIISRMGLKKQGLRWVFNHDLFRASDEQLCFHADVDLVTLINGRLGNSKEYDDAFAAVL, encoded by the coding sequence ATGGAAAAGAAGAAATATATTTTTGAGACAAGAATGGAGGTTCGCGACTACGAGTGCGATATCCAAGGTATTGTAAACAATGCAAACTATCTGCATTACACTGAACACACACGCCATAGATTTCTAAAGTCGTTGGGTGTGAGCTTTGCGGATTTACACAACAAAGGAGTTGATGCTGTTGTTGCACGTATGCAACTCACATATAAAGTGCCGCTGACCTGTGATGATGAGATTATCTCACGCATGGGATTGAAGAAGCAGGGACTACGCTGGGTATTCAACCACGATCTCTTCCGTGCCAGTGACGAACAGCTCTGTTTCCACGCAGATGTTGACCTTGTCACGCTCATCAATGGTAGGTTAGGCAATAGCAAGGAATATGACGATGCCTTTGCTGCTGTATTATAA
- the dprA gene encoding DNA-processing protein DprA, whose translation MESLNAILLTRLTRFNLSELAELYKRAGSATAVIEHKRDIREILPESSTHLVQALRDVDNLREWAEKELEYDQLHHIEPISMNDERYPQRLKECIDAPILLYYLGNADLNSRHVINIIGTRHCTTYGQDIIRSFVRELKALCPDVLIFSGLAYGVDIHAHRAALENDFETVGVLAHGLDDIYPRGHRDTALRMIEQGGLLTEYATHTQPIARNFVQRNRIVAGCADATILVESAAKGGGLITCSIARSYAREVFAFPGSVHSDYSEGCNNLIRDNGAALITSATDFVKAMRWDDDVKLEQAQERGIERTLFPDLSSEEEAIVRVLTKNNDLQINLLSIQANIPISRLTGLLFALEMKGVIRAMAGGCYHLLA comes from the coding sequence ATGGAATCCTTAAACGCAATCTTACTTACCCGACTTACTCGTTTTAACCTCAGCGAATTGGCTGAACTTTACAAACGAGCAGGCTCTGCCACAGCCGTCATAGAACACAAACGAGATATCAGAGAGATTCTTCCAGAATCCTCAACGCATCTGGTACAAGCACTAAGAGATGTTGATAACCTCAGAGAGTGGGCTGAAAAAGAGTTAGAATACGACCAACTGCATCATATTGAGCCTATCTCTATGAATGATGAACGCTATCCGCAGCGGCTCAAAGAGTGTATAGATGCACCTATTCTTCTTTATTATCTCGGGAATGCTGACCTCAACAGTCGACACGTTATCAATATTATCGGTACACGACACTGCACCACCTACGGACAAGATATTATCCGCTCGTTTGTCAGAGAACTGAAAGCACTTTGCCCCGATGTGCTCATCTTCAGCGGATTGGCTTATGGAGTAGACATCCATGCACACCGAGCTGCATTAGAAAATGACTTTGAAACCGTAGGTGTATTGGCACACGGACTTGACGATATCTATCCACGTGGACACAGAGATACGGCACTAAGGATGATTGAACAAGGTGGATTGCTGACGGAGTATGCCACGCATACTCAGCCCATTGCACGCAACTTCGTACAGCGCAACCGCATTGTAGCGGGTTGTGCAGATGCAACAATCCTTGTAGAGTCAGCCGCTAAGGGTGGAGGACTTATCACTTGCAGCATCGCTCGCAGCTATGCACGAGAGGTATTTGCCTTTCCTGGTTCTGTACATTCTGATTATAGCGAGGGGTGTAATAATCTTATTCGTGACAATGGGGCTGCCCTCATCACGTCAGCAACTGATTTTGTGAAAGCAATGAGATGGGATGATGATGTCAAATTGGAGCAGGCGCAAGAACGAGGAATTGAACGAACGCTTTTCCCTGATTTGTCTTCTGAAGAAGAAGCGATTGTCCGTGTGCTCACCAAGAATAATGATTTACAGATAAATCTCTTATCCATTCAAGCAAACATCCCCATTTCACGACTCACAGGACTCCTATTCGCATTAGAAATGAAAGGAGTCATCAGGGCTATGGCAGGAGGCTGTTATCACCTTTTAGCATAG
- a CDS encoding DUF4252 domain-containing protein, whose protein sequence is MKTTIFTIAFAVAVLCSSCTVKANPKSLIMQPTNDEVESIFKEFKSGDNVTYVNLPKTLIKLGLKAANDETANALAKQIDELQILTFEEADQKTKDGLYNRISKLESKGYEPMIKTNEDGEKVRIFIKGNEKEVQSLVIFAMDKEDCSLINIVGHINPSNIDDIVKSQTT, encoded by the coding sequence ATGAAAACAACAATTTTTACTATCGCATTCGCTGTAGCTGTACTATGCTCAAGCTGCACCGTAAAAGCCAACCCAAAGAGTCTCATCATGCAGCCTACGAATGATGAGGTAGAATCTATTTTCAAAGAGTTTAAGAGTGGAGATAACGTCACTTACGTCAACTTGCCAAAGACACTCATAAAGCTTGGACTGAAGGCTGCCAACGACGAGACTGCTAATGCACTCGCTAAGCAAATCGACGAATTGCAAATTTTAACCTTCGAGGAGGCTGACCAAAAGACAAAAGACGGCTTATACAACCGCATTAGTAAGCTGGAATCAAAGGGATATGAGCCTATGATAAAGACAAATGAGGACGGCGAAAAGGTCAGAATATTCATTAAGGGCAACGAGAAGGAAGTGCAGAGCCTTGTTATCTTCGCCATGGACAAAGAAGACTGTTCACTCATCAATATCGTAGGACATATCAATCCTTCTAACATTGATGACATCGTAAAGTCACAGACAACGTAA
- a CDS encoding DUF4252 domain-containing protein has product MKRILILFVFAISVLGASAQNVEALFRQYKSEKNVEYVHIPRFIMSMAKMLTKAEQEDIKALKAISSIRVLNLEECSPIVRQNFQKTLQTFQPTGFTPIIFNKESDETNYIYVKERKGYIRELLILSANKQDGTIVHIKGRIKPDEVNTVVKQNAKKKLKEL; this is encoded by the coding sequence ATGAAAAGGATTCTTATTTTATTTGTCTTTGCTATTAGCGTATTAGGGGCTTCGGCGCAAAACGTAGAAGCGCTATTCAGACAATACAAAAGTGAGAAGAATGTGGAATATGTACACATTCCACGTTTTATAATGTCAATGGCTAAGATGCTTACAAAAGCAGAGCAGGAAGATATTAAGGCGTTAAAAGCAATCTCTTCTATTCGGGTTCTTAATTTGGAAGAATGTTCTCCAATCGTTAGACAGAACTTTCAAAAGACACTTCAGACTTTTCAACCGACAGGATTTACACCAATTATCTTCAACAAGGAGTCTGATGAGACCAATTATATCTACGTAAAAGAAAGGAAGGGATATATCCGTGAACTGCTAATTCTTTCTGCTAACAAGCAAGATGGAACTATTGTCCATATTAAAGGCAGGATAAAACCCGACGAGGTGAACACTGTTGTAAAACAGAATGCAAAGAAGAAACTGAAAGAACTATAA
- a CDS encoding RNA polymerase sigma factor yields MQASEFKQLFLPCHRKLFSVAYRLMGNAQAAEDMVQETFLKLWMQRDKIERIDNPEAYSITVLRRLFYDRMRTGHLQEVDKDVGSLQVTSSQNISRQLETADEYQRVRLLISHLPEPQGRIMLMRDVEDRSFEEISIETGFSEVNVRSILSRARKKIREQIKAMRYDKD; encoded by the coding sequence ATGCAAGCAAGCGAATTCAAACAACTATTCCTACCCTGCCATCGGAAACTCTTTTCGGTGGCATATAGGCTGATGGGGAACGCTCAAGCTGCTGAGGATATGGTGCAAGAGACCTTCTTAAAACTTTGGATGCAACGTGATAAGATTGAAAGGATTGACAATCCTGAGGCTTATAGCATCACGGTGCTGCGCCGACTATTCTATGACAGAATGAGGACAGGGCATCTACAAGAAGTCGACAAAGATGTGGGAAGTTTACAGGTCACTTCTTCGCAGAATATCAGTAGACAATTAGAGACTGCCGACGAATACCAACGAGTAAGACTGTTGATTTCCCATTTGCCCGAGCCGCAAGGAAGAATCATGTTAATGCGTGATGTTGAAGACCGCAGTTTTGAGGAAATCAGCATCGAAACAGGGTTTTCGGAGGTGAATGTAAGAAGTATTCTCAGCCGTGCCAGAAAGAAGATTAGAGAACAAATAAAAGCAATGAGATATGATAAAGACTGA